ACTTCATCGTCCTCATTGATCATTCCACTCGGAAAGGCTTTATGAAAAAAAAAGTGTCTCACACCTCGCTGACTCACACGAGAATGTGATAGGCCATTCCAGCCGTCCGGGCCATGGCGGCATTGCGCTACTGCCTGGATACGACGGAAATCAACAGCCCAGGCACATCCATGATCTGATGGATGTCGGAGACATATTGTTGTTTAGATTTCGCCCAAAATAATGAGCACAAATTAAATCTATTGCCCCCTCAGCCACGAGCGCCGGTAACGAAGATGAACATCTATAGCGGGAGATTCTGGGAGTCTCCCACGTCATCAGCATCATCTCTATTGGTGGACTCGCCGCCTTCGCCGGACACCTCCTCCAGCGACCGCCCCTTCGGCTCCGGTAGGAAGCAGGTGAAGAGTATTCCCAGCACATTGGACGCGGCGAGCACGAACAGGGAGGCGCGCACgccgatgcccgacgggtaccCTGTCTCCGTCGCCTCGCTGCCGTCCGCCTTCTGCCCGGCGTACATGAACCCGAACGTCCCAACGATAGCGCCGACTTTCCCGGCCGCGGCCGATATCCCGTGGCACGTCGTGCGCAGGTGCGCCGGGAAGATCTCCGCCGGCAGGATGAAGGTGGTGCTGTTGGGCCCGAAGTTGGCGAAGAAGAAGGTGAAGGTGTACATGAGCACGAGCCATATCCGGCGCCCGGGGCTGATGAGGCTGTCGTAGAAGGCGGCGATGACGAGCATGAAGCCCATCATCATGGCGAAGCCCATGAACTGGATGGCCTTGCGGCCGACGACGTCGACGAAGGCGATGGCGAACCAGTAGCCAGGCAGCGTGCCGCAGAGCGCGATGATGGCGTGCGCGCGGCCGACGCGGTAGGTTTCCTCGAGGGTGCTCATGGTGCGCGCCCTGGGGACCCACTTCACGTCGCTGAAGATCTTCTCCTGCAGGATATTCTGGGAGTAGAAGACGACGTCCAGCACGAaccagcaggcgacggcgccggcGAGGTGCGCGCCGTGGCGGCGCGCGAAGCGGCGGGAGAAGACGCCGTAGTCTCCCCTGTCCCTGGTGATGCTCTCCACCTTGTCCGGCTCGCCCGTGATGTCCACCTCCAGCACCCTGGACATGTCGCGCGCGGCCTTGTCGGCGTCGCGGGCCACCAGCGCCGTGTAGCGCGCCGTCTCCGGCAAGCGCATCCGCCAGTGATAGGTGAAGCAGGCCGGGATGGCGCCGACCATGAGGATGATCCGCCACGCGTAGTCGGCCTGCGGCGGGGTGGAGGCCGCGGGGTCGTCCTCGTACGCCGGTACGCCGAAGCGCGCCTGGAACGTGGCCGAGAAGACGAGCGTGACAATGCAGCCGGCGAGGACGCCGAGGCCTTCCATGGCGAAGACGGCAGCGACGAAGCTGCCCCTGGTGCGCTTGTTGGCGTACTCGGACATGATGGTGGCGGAGAGCGGGTAGTCGCCGCCGATGCCGACGCCGAGCCAGAAGCGGAAGAAGCAGAGCGTGGCCATGACGCCGCCGGCGCTGTTGCCGAAGGAGAGGCCGGACAGGAAGGAGCCCATGATCATGAGCATGATGGTCTTGCCGTAGAACTTCTTGCGGCCGACCTTGTCGCCGAGCCAGCCGAAGAGGAGCTGCCCCACGATCATGCCGCAGAAGGTGACGCCGCTGATGGCGGCCTCCAGCCTGGGCGGGAGCCTCCCGGGCTCCCCGCGCCCCGGGACGTGGTAGTAGATGCGGCCCAGGAGCTTGGTCACCAGGGTGATGCAGAAGAGGTCGTACGCGTCGGCGAAGAAGCCCGTGCCGGCGATGACCACCGCGCGGACGTGGTACCGCTGCGTCTCCGCGACGTCCAGCGCGTGCAGCACCTGCAGCTTCTCCAGCGCCATTATTGCCGCCGCCCGCCCGCTGCCTCGCACTCGCAAGCTTGAGGCTTGGGGGCTTGGCACGAGGCAGGAAGGGAGCGAGGAATCCACCAGTGCTCAGCTCGCGACGGCTAGCTTTATATAAGCAGGCGGCGAGGCGCCTATTTGGCGCGACGAACGGGACAACGGCAAGATACGAGACGCGTCGTAGCTGTCACTCCGGCCGCCTCCGCGACGTGCCCCTGACGCTGACGGAGTGTGTCGTTGGTTGCCGCATGGCCGCGCAGAAACAACAAGCAGCCCGGCAGGTGTCAGAGTGGGCTGGTTA
Above is a genomic segment from Miscanthus floridulus cultivar M001 chromosome 3, ASM1932011v1, whole genome shotgun sequence containing:
- the LOC136545715 gene encoding probable inorganic phosphate transporter 1-4, with translation MALEKLQVLHALDVAETQRYHVRAVVIAGTGFFADAYDLFCITLVTKLLGRIYYHVPGRGEPGRLPPRLEAAISGVTFCGMIVGQLLFGWLGDKVGRKKFYGKTIMLMIMGSFLSGLSFGNSAGGVMATLCFFRFWLGVGIGGDYPLSATIMSEYANKRTRGSFVAAVFAMEGLGVLAGCIVTLVFSATFQARFGVPAYEDDPAASTPPQADYAWRIILMVGAIPACFTYHWRMRLPETARYTALVARDADKAARDMSRVLEVDITGEPDKVESITRDRGDYGVFSRRFARRHGAHLAGAVACWFVLDVVFYSQNILQEKIFSDVKWVPRARTMSTLEETYRVGRAHAIIALCGTLPGYWFAIAFVDVVGRKAIQFMGFAMMMGFMLVIAAFYDSLISPGRRIWLVLMYTFTFFFANFGPNSTTFILPAEIFPAHLRTTCHGISAAAGKVGAIVGTFGFMYAGQKADGSEATETGYPSGIGVRASLFVLAASNVLGILFTCFLPEPKGRSLEEVSGEGGESTNRDDADDVGDSQNLPL